In the genome of Chlamydia buteonis, the window AATCTTTAGTCTTGCTTATGGTTCCGTAGCAGAAGAAATTAAAAGCTGTGGGAAAAAAAAAGGCTCGTCATCTATCTTAGATATTACTGATGAAGGAGTTTGGTTTAAGTCCTACCGAGATGGCCATAAACTCTTCCTATCCCCGGAAGTCTCAGTACAAGCGCAAAAAGATCTCGGCGCTGATATCATTATTCCTCTAGACGAGCTTTTACCTTTTCACTCCGAACAAACATACTTCCTATCATCATGTGCACGAACTTACGTCTGGGAAAAACGCTCCTTAGATTACCATAAAAAAGACCCAAGGTACCAGTCTATGTATGGCGTGATCCACGGAGGCATAGATCCCGATCAAAGAAAAATTGGTTGTCAATTTGTTGAAGATCATCCTTTTGACGGATTTGCCATTGGTGGAAGCCTAGGACGAAACCTAAATGAGATGGTCCCTATTGTCGATCTAACGACTTCTTACTTATCCAAAGACCGTCCCATCCATCTTTTGGGCATAGGAGACCTCCCTTCCATACAGGCTACAGTAGGTTTTGGTATAGATTCTTTCGATAGTTCCTACCCAACCAAAGCTGCACGCCACGGATTAATCCTATCCTCTCAAGGACCTATCAAAATCGCTAACCAGGCTTATACTAACGACCTGTCCCCTATAGATCCAGAATGCTCATGCCTAACATGCACCTCAAACATCTCTAGAGCCTATCTACGACATCTTTTCAAAGTTCATGAACCTAACGCAGGGATTTGGGCCTCCATTCATAACCTTCACTACATGCAAGAATTCATGAAAAATATCCGCAAACAAATTTTAAATGATGCTATTTAATAGCCTATTCTTTTTTTTTAGGATTATTTTACTGAACTCTAAAAAGTTAAGAGCATTTCAAATAAAAAAATAATAGGAATTTGATTTTTATTAAAAATCATCATAAATTCCTTTACAAACTTTTCTAAATATAAAACCACCCCTAAACTCAGTCTTCCAACAAAATAAACCACTTTATTCTTAACAAAGCTGCTATGTTCTAATAAATATGGATTGTTGTATTAATAGATATAAAAATAATACTGATTTCTTTTATGATAACCAAAATGTTCACTGGTTACTTAAAGATGGCTTCATCAGATCTGAAACCCAGATGCAGCCCTATACTATAGATTGGGAAATCAATATAGCCAATGCTGAAGAAATTAAAGAGCTCCTCATCCGTTGTATCCCCATCATAGGCAATACGCTAGGCTTAGGAAAATTATACAGTGTATGGTCCACCAAAGATCCCAAAGATCGATGCAGAGATATCCTATTCCACTCTCTCTCTGGAGCACTAGAAATTCTAGGATTAGGTATAGTATCTCTAGTACTAAAAGTAGCCATGACTATGGCCTTCTATTTCTTGGAATGCCTCGAATTCCTAATATACAAAATAGCTTCGTCTATTCTTCCCAATACTCCCTCCCCAGAAAGATTTTCCCTGATCTAAACACAAAAACATTCAACAAATCACACTAAATATACATCTAAAACTATTAGCCAGTTAAACCAAGACTCGCAAACATCCAGAAAAATCTCTAGGCATTGTTTTTCACCGGATTCAAAATTATACCATGTTGATTATTGTAATAATTTATAAACAGAAATAAACCATTCGCCTCTCAATATCTAGCAGCAAGAATAAAGTAATATTCACTAACCATACTGCATAGATATTCTTTGTTGTGGCGTTCCCTATATTTCAGGTTTTGCTCGCAGCTCCAATAGACCCTGTCTCATATTGCCTTATAAAAATATACAAGAGATACGAGAGAATGCTGTCATCCCCATTCTCTTCTTATTCACAAAAGGCCCGACTTTTTTCTATATGATTATAAATATAACAAATAAGGAAGTTGTCACTCATGTTGATAAATACGTATCACGATAACACAGAATTTAATCAAGCTACACAAAACTACCTGAAACTTTTTAAACTAGGATTTGTCCTTGATCAATTTGGTTTAAAACACTGAGCTATTGATTGGATATTTTCTGATGAAATAGACGATTTAGATACGGATGGTCTAATCATTCAAGTTCTGAAAGCTTTGCCCATTATAGGAACCATTCGGGGAGCTGGGAAACTTTATAATGTGTGGTCTACAGATACTTTTGAAGATAACCCGAAAAGATAACATTGTCTTCACTCTCATGGCAATTATCGAAATTTGCAATTTAGGAATCCTTACTCTAATTATGAAAATCCTCTACAACGCTCTAGCCCAAATCCTTACAATATGCCTTCCCCCTTTTATCTATATAAGAAATAGCGAAGCTAGGGAAAATTTCAGATTATACCTAATTGACAAACTTAGTTGCGGGCAATAACACACTCAAAAACAAAGACTTTTAAAATAGTCAAAACCCTTAGTTATTATTGATTAACAACTTATGATTAATAACCACGTTTATAATCGAAATTACTTCAATCCATGAGTCGAGTGTTTCCCGTTCATGATATAAAAGTAAGAATATAGTTACGTTTATTAATAAATACCCGAATAATCAAGCTTCTGTATCTGCTACAACACAATATTGTTCATTATTGCGTTCCGGTGTTGTTCGTAATATTGGAGGCACACAGCCTATAGCCCTTGAATGGTATCTTTCAATACATCGGAGAATTCTTTCCTCAGATAATATCATAGAAATTAAAAAAGCCACTTCCGCATTGTCTGAGGATTTGGACCGCAACGAAACCTACAAGCACATTAGATTTATCTAGCATAAATCCAGAACAATTCATCAATGCTCTACTACAATACAAGGCGATCCTTCTAAAGGAGAGGCTGTAACAGTATCCATTTCTCTAGATCCATACGCAACAGATAATGTGATACAAGCTACAGGCCAATTGTTCACAAGTATAGGAAATATAGATGAGAACGATGAAGAGAGTGTTCACAGACACATTAATCAGTTTGAGAATATAGTAGGTGGGGTATGTTACAAAGCCGAGTAGATCACGTAGGCACTGCTTTACAAGAACTATCTCCTACTGGCGTTGAAGAAATAGATTGAGTAGAAACAATAGAGAAAACTTTGAAAAGGTTGTCAACCGTGAATAACTTAATGAACTAGTATAAACTCCATGCTCTTCTCTGTATTATCCCTCTTGTAAATTACAAAATATAAGAAAAGAGGCTGTTCTCATGCCACCATCTCTTTATCTACCTTTTTGTATTTCCGGATAAAATCAATAAGCAAGAAATAGCGCAAAATGCCAATGCCGACGCCATAGGAATGGTGATAAAGCCGAAAATAAACAGCTTTGTTGAACAAGATACCCGGCCGCAAATATCTATGGTCATTCCAGAAATTTCTTGTAGGCAAATCTGATAAACAGCAATTAGCATACCAACGATAGATAAAGGCAAAGCGTAAATCTTTACTAAACTATCTTCACGATATGTCGCGATTCCCAAGACAATCGACAAAGGGAATAGACAAATCCTTTGATAATAGCATAAAACACAGGGTTCTATGTTTAACAGGTAACTGTAATAAATACTCATTACTGTTCCTATACAACAAATTAACCACGCAAAATATAAAGCATAATTACGAAGGAATCTAATCATCGTTTTCCTCGGTAGCTTGTAAGTAGCGGATTTGTCGAATAACACGCTCTAATTCCTCAAACGTGGGATCCTCTATTAAGTAATCACCGACAACAGCTGTTGGTGTTGCTAACTGTCCCCCGAGCACCTGAGAACCATAAATATTATTCTTTTTAATTTGCTCTTCATACTGTTGAGAATCGATACATTGCATAAACCCCTTAGGGTTAATGCTCCGCCCGGAATGCGTTTTTAAATTCTCAGTAAGCTTAGTTAACACTTCAGGAGTTGCCCAACGTTTTCCCTCCTCTTTAGGATAAATAAGCAGTCTATGAAAATATTCCATATAAGCTTCTATATCTGGCTGACGAGGATCATGATAATAAACACAAAGTAATGCTTGAGCCGCAAGCATAGAACCTCGAATAAAACATACAGGGATTAACGTAAATGATACCTCACCTGTATCAATATATTTCTTTTTTAATAAGGGGAAAACTTCGGTGCTAAATTCTGTACATGCCAAACATGAAGGTTCTTCAAATACCGTAATATTAATTGGTGCATAAAGATTACCGAGAGTTGGGAAATGTTTAGCATTTGTAGGAATATGAGCTTTTGGAGGTAATATCGTCTGCTTTTTATAAACCATTATGCCAAAGCATAGTACGAAAAAAGCGCTGGTAACTATGACTAATATCTTTTTATTCAATGACTGTTCTCTTATCTTATATGGCTCACACAGAACTCAGAAATAAAATAAAAAAATAAAAATTGAAAACTATTTTTTATGCCAAGATGCCCTGGCCTCTCCCTCTACTTCTCTTATTTACATATTGAGATATGCCTACATTGATAAAAAACCTTTTAGTTTTATCATACTCACTCTATTTAGAAAGAAAAATTACATTACTTTTCTTTTCATGGATAAAGAAACCTTAGAAAATATTTATAAGCACTTCCGTTATCGTTTTTTTAAATTAAGTATCCTCCCCGCATTTTTAGGATTATTGCTTATATCCACTCCTAACACACTGAACTATCAAGCTCCTAACGTTATCCTTTCCAATAGGATCTGCGGCAGCCTACTGATTCTCTTAGCATGTATCTCTTTCTATAAGCGCTCTGTGCTTTGGTTTGGCGTATTTGTAGGTATTTGGGTTTCTCTTTTTCCATGTTTTCCTGAACGCTCTTCTATCGTCTTTGCAAACGATACTCTTATAGGTTTTGCCATCTTTGCTGTTGTCTGCATTCCCCCTACACGTCCAGAAGCTCTAGAAGTCGGCCCGACTCTACCTGAAGGAATTTCCTATAACCCCTCATCAGGAGGACGTCGTGCTGCTGTTTTAATATTAAGTTTATTATCCTGGTTACAGTCGCGCTATTTAACAGCATCTGCCTTAGGAATATCTACAAGCACTTTTGAGTGTGACTTCTTTGTTTATGCATTGATGATGACCGCATATTCTTTACTTATCGTACTCTCTCTAGCAGGAGGAGAACGTCGTTGGCATACACGTCCTAAAGTCGTCATAGCAACAGCTATTACCCTGCTATTTACTATCCTCCTTACCTTTATCCCCATTGCAACTAAACAACTCACTCTAGATTGCTGGTTATGCTTATTCCTAACCCTACAACCTGCATTGGCGTTTGTTTTTGCTTATGACGAACTCAGAGCAACATTTTCCTATCTCGCACGATTCCTAGGTAAAAAGCGCGAACTTATTCGCGTGTCTCTCTTTGGATCAGAATACTACAAGGATTCCCTCTTTTGGGAAGAGCGCACCGTCCTTCCCTTTATAAAAGCATGCAAGCAAGCTTTTCAGGGAATTTCTTTCCCTATTCATCTTCTGATTTCTATTTGCGTGGCCATAGGATTTATCAAAGTGAGCGATGAGTTGGCTATTACAGATAACTTGAGAAACTATACGAATATCTGCTGCTGGTTCATTATTGTTCTTGCCACTCTATCTTTTGCTGATAGTCTTCGTCATTTACGCTGGCTCTGTGTGATTTTCTCTGCAGCGATCCTACTTTCTCCTGTTTTCTTTCATATTCCCCTACACGCTCCGATACTCATTCCTACCATAATCACAGGACTCGCTTTAATTTTCTTATCAGTAGGGAAAATAATACAGAAAAAGTAAAACGTGATGTTTATCACTTTAGTAAAGGATGAACTTCTGAAGAGGCTTCTTCTTGTCTTTGCTCTGCAGATCGCTCTTCTTCTTCAGCCTCTAAGCGATCACGTTTCTCTTTGTCATATTCGCTTGCATAAATCTCCTCTTTCGCGCGATCTATGCCCTCCGCAATAAGAGCATCATGTAAAGAAGAATGCGCAGAATCTTTCTCTGGAATTGCTTTCATAGTTTGGTATAGCGTCACATAAGAAAATCTAGACGTATATTCAGTAAGTAGAACTTCAGATTCTATAAACCTAGCTACGTCTTTTTTGCTTATCCTTCCTGTCTGACTATTACAGTAATTTAAAATCTGTAAGTAATTGCTTTCTGCTAATTCTTTATGCTTGCTTAAAGCTTCTTTATGATGCTGAAAAGCATATATAATTAAAGGAAACGAAATGAGCACTAATAAAAGAATAGCAGGAAGAATAAACGGAAGAAATATGTCAGAAACAAAACAAAAGCCCTGAAGAGGGTATCCCAACAAAAGAGAACCTATCAATAAAAACACCAAGGCACAGACGAAGGCAACTGTAGCGATAATGACAAGAGGGCCGCCCCTGCAACGGTGCGCGTGAATACCACCATAAAGAGCTAGCTTTTGTTCTGAAGAAAGTAGGGTATAACTTAACTCAGAACTCGGCAAACCTGATAACGATGACGTCATGTTGAAAGACACTCCCGGATATCCTTTATAAGCATATGGACGTTATCGGAAGAACGCGTTACATCATTAAAAAATACAGGAATAAGCCCATGATTTTTAAGCACGTAAAATATATCTCCAAGAAAAGCTACATCACGAAAATCATGAGTAACAAGAACTACCGTTTTACGGTCTTTTCTTGCTAATCTTAAAATATACTGATACAACTGTTCTTTGGTAGTAATGTCTAGTGAAGAAAATGGTTCATCTAAAAGTAATATCGGCTTTGGAGATAAACACTGACAAGCTAAAGAAACTCTCTGTTTCTGCCCTTCAGAAAGCTCATCGGGATAACAATCTAATAAATCACCTAAATTGAAGCTTTCTATTACCTCAAGCAACTTTTCAGGGAATATAGGGAAACGCTTGCTTTTCACCCCTAATTCAGAATTAAGATGAATATTTTTCAATACAGTTCGCCAAGGGAGCAACGTTTGTTTTTGCTGCATATAAGCAACGTCTGTTTGTTGCACAGGCTCTCCCAACCAAAGAATTTCTCCTGCAGCTGGCGATAAGAAATTAGCTATTAAACGGAATAACGTAGTTTTCCCTGTCCCAGACACACCTAAAACAATAGTGATCTTTCCTGGACGAGATGTAAAAGAAGCATTTTCAAATATTAGCTTATCAGAATAAGAATAGCTAAGATTTTTGACTTCTAACATGTAGAAACCACAGAGTTTAAAGAGAAGTCGGCTTGCGGTTACCAAGACTTGAACTTGGGACCTCGACATTATCAGTGTCGCGCTCTAACCAACTGAGCTATAACCGCGAGTTTGGAGACTAGGAGAGTCGAACTCCTGACCTTCTGAATGCAAATCAGACGCTCTACCAGCTAAGCTAAGTCCCCGCTTATTCTTCTCTTATTGTGATCGAAAAAGAAAAATCATCTTAATGACTAAGAGATTTAACCTCAACTAAAGAATTAGGAAAAAAACGAATTAGTGAATTAAACAGATTTCTTCGAGGACACTTTTCAATAGAGAATCCGTGTAAAATTTACTAGTTTCACTTTGCAAGTGTAACCAAGCTTCATTACTCGACGACTCTCAAGGATGAGGTAGAAGAATATGCACTCCTAAACAAGGAATATCAAATTCATATACATACCTGAGAGATAGCTCCTCCAGCACTATCAAAACCTTGAATTTCCGAATGAAGTTTTTGAAGAGATAAAAAAATAATTTTTAAACATAGTGAAGGCCTCTCCAGTAGCTATGATACCTTCTGAAATACCATATTCTGTAGATGTCATAGGTTTGAGATAACCATGTGTTTTTAATAAATCCTCTATAGAACGTTTATGCGCAGCAATAAACCGCCTTCCTACAGCCTTTTCAGCTTCCCTATATGCTTCTCTGGCAGCAAACATGCTCTGATTTATATTTGGAATTTCAAATCTTTTGAAAAATGGACGATCATCAGAATCATAATTAACATAGCCATGGGAAATCAGAACATTTCCAAAACTACAGGTTTCTGAAAACGAATAACATGTACCTATGATCAAGATAAGCTCGACTCGATGATTAAGAATCATATTACAGCTAATAACAGCAGCAGAAACTTTATTGGGCCAAAAAGAAGACATCACGAAATATTTGCCAAAATAATCTCCGGAGTAATAGGTTATCCTTCCTTCAACTGTCTTCTTACTGTTAGCAAACCAAGGGATAGGACACGCAACGTCTGAAGACTCTGACACTTCTGGAAGAGACAAGATAAAATACCTACCTACACAATATAAAGGGGCGAGTTTCTCACTAAAAATATCTATAGGAGCTGCCCTTTAAAGAGATAAAGGAACAACAAATAACGGCGGCTAAAAAAACTCGAAGAACCATAAAATTCCATTTATAGAATTTTGGCTCCATATAGAAAGACATAGCGTTTAAGAGAATGAAAAAGCTTAAAGTGAAGACAGCTCTTTCGACCCTAGAGGTAGCGAAAAACTAGACTCGAAAGAGCAGACCTTCTATGAATCTTTATTCATAACAAAGAGCAACACTTGTTTTTCAAAGTCTAATTTTCTTTTTTAAATCTAAATTTCTTGCCTCACGCACTTTAGTAATCTTAAATGATTTTATGAACGTTTCGTATTCTTTATCTAAAGCTTTAGCATTCTTATTTTTATAAACCACAAAGACTTGATATAGCGTGTGATTAACCGAAATCAACATTCCCCTAAAATAAATATCTTCGCAAGATATCCAAAACTCTAAGGCTTTATGTCCCTGTATTTCTTTTGCCTGCATAAATAGGACTTGTGATTCTGGAAGAGCTTGTAGCATTCCAGAAAACCCTTCCTGAAGATTTAATTCTGGACGACTCACATCCACCTTCTCAGGGTATTCCCACACAGACACCACATAAACAGTGTTATCCGATTGTGTTTCTGTAACGTATGTATCATAGCGTATGGTAAGTTCTGATTGAGGGATCTCTATGACCTGTCCTGAATGTTCGGGGTCTCCAGGAAACTCCGCGGAAAAGCCACAACTTTTCGTATAGTCATACCGTTTCCAATTTAGGCTATCTTTGATCTTAGCAACAGACACATCACCGTCTTTTATCTCCTTATCAGAGAACCAGTTCTTCATTTTAAAGAGAAAACCTGTCTTTGATTCACCTGCAATTAATGAAGCAGGGCACAGAGTTTGCAGAGATATTAATACGGTTAATAAGAACTTACTGACTTTTGAAAGCATAATAAAAATAAAATACGTTTGTTAATTTAATGATATAACTTCCGTTACTTTTATTATAAATAAAATACCAAAAATCAAAATCATCAAAAACCTTGTGTTTTATAAAACCCCCGATGATAATCCCAAGTGTTAAAACATCTTAGACACTAAGGAGTTGCTGCGGTTATGGAAGAACAAATATTTGTCAGTAAGAAGGTTGGGGTTTTACCAGCGAGATGGGGAAGCTTCAGATTTCCTGGGAAACCTTTAGCTCTAATCCTTGGAAAGTCTTTAATTCAAAGAACTTATGAAAATATCATTCAAAGCGAAACACTAGATAAAGTAGTTGTGGCTACTGATAACCAACGCATCATGGATCATGTTATAGATTTTGGCGGAGAGTGTGTCATGACCAGTCCTGATTGTGCTAATGGGACCGAACGTATGGCAGAAACAATATCCCGTTATTTCCCTGAAGCTGAAATCGTAGTGAATATCCAAGGGGATGAGCCCTGTTTACGTCATACTGTTGTTGATGCTCTTGTCAGGAAACTTGAAGAGCATCCAGAAATTCAAATAGTGACTCCTGTCGCTAAAACCACAGATTCTCATGAAATCTTAACAAATCAAAAAGTAAAATGTGTTTTCGATAAAAATGGAAAGGCTTTATATTTCAGTAGAGGCCCTATTCCACACATTTTAAAGAAAGAGACACCAATTTATCTTCACATTGGCGTGTATGCGTTTAGACGGCCTGCTCTGTTCAATTACATTGCATCCGCCCCTTCTCCTCTAAGCCAAGCTGAAGATCTTGAGCAACTACGTGTACTAGAACACGGTGGATCCATTCATGTATGTGTAGTGGAAGCTAAGAGCCCCTCAGTTGATTATCCTGAAGATATAAATAAAGTAGAAGAATATTTAACATGCCATTCAAGTGCATCTTTTTAACAGGGGGAGTTGTATCCTCCTTAGGCAAGGGATTAACCGCAGCCTCTCTCGCTCTGCTACTAGAGCGACAAAACCTTAAAGTTGCGATGTTAAAACTGGATCCTTATCTGAACGTCGATCCAGGAACAATGAATCCTTATGAACATGGTGAGGTCTATGTTACTCACGACGGAATGGAAACGGATCTAGATCTAGGTCATTATCATCGCTTTTCTTCAGTAACCCTATCCAGATATTCTACAGCGACTTCAGGACAAATCTATGCCCGAGTAATTAAAAAAGAACGCGACGGGTTGTATCTAGGAAGTACTGTTCAAGTTATCCCACATATCACTAACGAAATCATCGAAGTTATCTCAGAATGCGCTAGGGAAAATCATCCAGACGTATTAATCGTAGAAATCGGTGGTACTGTTGGAGACATAGAATCCCTGCCTTTTCTAGAAGCTATCCGACAATTCCGTTACGAACATGCCGAGCATTGCTTCAGCATTCATATGACTTACGTACCTTATTTAAAAGCGGCAGGCGAGGTAAAAACAAAACCTACCCAACACTCTGTTCAGAGCTTACGTAGCATTGGAATTATTCCCGATGCGATTCTCTGTCGATCTGAAGCTCCCCTAAGCTCGGAAGTAAAAAAGAAAATCAGCCTATTTTGTAATGTTCCTAATAATGCAGTCTTTAATGTTGTCGATGTGGAACATTCAATATACGAAATGCCCTTGATGCTGTCTCAAGAAAAGATCTGCTCATTTATTACAGAGAAATTAGGTCTGCTTACTAAAAAAGAAGATCTA includes:
- the tgt gene encoding tRNA guanosine(34) transglycosylase Tgt yields the protein MALKFHILHQSTKSRARVGRIETAHGVIDTPAFVPVATNGALKGVIDHSNIQLMFCNTYHLLIHPGTQGIAAMGGLHKFINRNAPIITDSGGFQIFSLAYGSVAEEIKSCGKKKGSSSILDITDEGVWFKSYRDGHKLFLSPEVSVQAQKDLGADIIIPLDELLPFHSEQTYFLSSCARTYVWEKRSLDYHKKDPRYQSMYGVIHGGIDPDQRKIGCQFVEDHPFDGFAIGGSLGRNLNEMVPIVDLTTSYLSKDRPIHLLGIGDLPSIQATVGFGIDSFDSSYPTKAARHGLILSSQGPIKIANQAYTNDLSPIDPECSCLTCTSNISRAYLRHLFKVHEPNAGIWASIHNLHYMQEFMKNIRKQILNDAI
- a CDS encoding disulfide bond formation protein B; translated protein: MIRFLRNYALYFAWLICCIGTVMSIYYSYLLNIEPCVLCYYQRICLFPLSIVLGIATYREDSLVKIYALPLSIVGMLIAVYQICLQEISGMTIDICGRVSCSTKLFIFGFITIPMASALAFCAISCLLILSGNTKR
- a CDS encoding DsbA family protein, with product MVYKKQTILPPKAHIPTNAKHFPTLGNLYAPINITVFEEPSCLACTEFSTEVFPLLKKKYIDTGEVSFTLIPVCFIRGSMLAAQALLCVYYHDPRQPDIEAYMEYFHRLLIYPKEEGKRWATPEVLTKLTENLKTHSGRSINPKGFMQCIDSQQYEEQIKKNNIYGSQVLGGQLATPTAVVGDYLIEDPTFEELERVIRQIRYLQATEENDD
- a CDS encoding SPW repeat domain-containing protein; amino-acid sequence: MDKETLENIYKHFRYRFFKLSILPAFLGLLLISTPNTLNYQAPNVILSNRICGSLLILLACISFYKRSVLWFGVFVGIWVSLFPCFPERSSIVFANDTLIGFAIFAVVCIPPTRPEALEVGPTLPEGISYNPSSGGRRAAVLILSLLSWLQSRYLTASALGISTSTFECDFFVYALMMTAYSLLIVLSLAGGERRWHTRPKVVIATAITLLFTILLTFIPIATKQLTLDCWLCLFLTLQPALAFVFAYDELRATFSYLARFLGKKRELIRVSLFGSEYYKDSLFWEERTVLPFIKACKQAFQGISFPIHLLISICVAIGFIKVSDELAITDNLRNYTNICCWFIIVLATLSFADSLRHLRWLCVIFSAAILLSPVFFHIPLHAPILIPTIITGLALIFLSVGKIIQKK
- a CDS encoding ABC transporter ATP-binding protein, translated to MLEVKNLSYSYSDKLIFENASFTSRPGKITIVLGVSGTGKTTLFRLIANFLSPAAGEILWLGEPVQQTDVAYMQQKQTLLPWRTVLKNIHLNSELGVKSKRFPIFPEKLLEVIESFNLGDLLDCYPDELSEGQKQRVSLACQCLSPKPILLLDEPFSSLDITTKEQLYQYILRLARKDRKTVVLVTHDFRDVAFLGDIFYVLKNHGLIPVFFNDVTRSSDNVHMLIKDIRECLST
- the kdsB gene encoding 3-deoxy-manno-octulosonate cytidylyltransferase, which encodes MEEQIFVSKKVGVLPARWGSFRFPGKPLALILGKSLIQRTYENIIQSETLDKVVVATDNQRIMDHVIDFGGECVMTSPDCANGTERMAETISRYFPEAEIVVNIQGDEPCLRHTVVDALVRKLEEHPEIQIVTPVAKTTDSHEILTNQKVKCVFDKNGKALYFSRGPIPHILKKETPIYLHIGVYAFRRPALFNYIASAPSPLSQAEDLEQLRVLEHGGSIHVCVVEAKSPSVDYPEDINKVEEYLTCHSSASF
- a CDS encoding CTP synthase, whose protein sequence is MPFKCIFLTGGVVSSLGKGLTAASLALLLERQNLKVAMLKLDPYLNVDPGTMNPYEHGEVYVTHDGMETDLDLGHYHRFSSVTLSRYSTATSGQIYARVIKKERDGLYLGSTVQVIPHITNEIIEVISECARENHPDVLIVEIGGTVGDIESLPFLEAIRQFRYEHAEHCFSIHMTYVPYLKAAGEVKTKPTQHSVQSLRSIGIIPDAILCRSEAPLSSEVKKKISLFCNVPNNAVFNVVDVEHSIYEMPLMLSQEKICSFITEKLGLLTKKEDLSDWEMLIKRLRNPLQNKVRIGLVGKYVQHQDAYKSVFESITHAALSLNCSVELCPLDSDDPYFLATLELCDGCLVPGGFGSRGWEGKITAAKLCRERGIPYFGICLGMQVLVVEYARHVLHLEQANSTEMDKDTPDPIICMMDGQASLIATGGTMRLGAYPCVLTPGSKVYEMYGKSNIMERHRHRYEVNFNYIQQLKDHGLDIVGICPEQGLCEIVEIKDHPWMIGVQFHPEFLSKLITPHPLFVGFIQAAILHSRNKTYV